The genomic segment CTTGTTATGGGACTCGTGGTCTTTGCCGTCATCCTGTTCAGCAAGGAGTTGCTGCGTGTCGACGTGACAGCCGTGCTTGTCATGACATTACTCGGGCTCATTGTCTATGTCCCCGGGTTCGACGGACTGCTCGACAAAGATGTGCTGTTTTCAGGCTTGTCCAGTAACGCCGTGGTGTCGATCATCGCGGTAATGATACTGGGCGGTGGCCTCGACAAAACAGGGGTTATGGAGCGCGTAGCCTGGGCGATTATGCGCTTCGGCAGTCAAACCGAATCGCGAATTGTGACGCTCGTATCCGGCACCGTCGCGATGATTTCGGCGTTTATGCAAAACATTGGTGCAACTGCGCTGTTTTTGCCCGTCGTCGCGCGCATATCGTCCCGCACCGGACTCCCCATGTCGCGCCTTGTGATGCCCATGGGGTTTTGTGCCATTTTGGGCGGCACGATTACGATGATTGCCTCAAGCCCGCTGATCATGCTCAATGACCTGCTCGACAACGCCAACAACACGTTGCCCGCCTCGAAACAAATGGAGCACTTCGGCCTGTTCGCCGTGGCACCGGTGGGCTTATCTTTAGTGGCCGCCGGTCTTCTCTATTTTGTGTTTTTCGGACGTTACGTTTTGCCGCGCGGCGAACGCAAAGTGGGCGCACGTGGGGCCGGCACCATTCGCTATCTGCGACGTCTGCATGGTGTCGACGCCGCGGTGCGCGAAGTCGAAGTGCCTATCGACAGTCCGCTGGTCGGGCATGACATCAAAAGCGCTCAGCGCGAGTTTGAAGTGCGCATTGTCGCCTCGCGCTATGCCGGCAAAGTACTCGTCGCGCCACCGGTCGAAGCGCCCATTGCAGCGCCAGCGACTCTGGCTGTCATTGCTCAGGCGGATGAACTGAAACATTTCATCACGGCCAATGGCCTGCGAATCCGTCCAAAACTCGTCGAGTTTCGGCATCTGCTCGCGCGATCGATCGCCGGCGTCGCCGAAATCATCATACCGCCAGACTCCACGCTCATCGGGCGGAGCGTGCGCGACATCCGCCTTCGTATGTCCTATGGTCTGAGCATGCTGTCGATCTATCGCAGCGACCACAGCATCACACACAAACTGCAGGACATTCCCTTGCAGGCGGGCGACACGCTGCTGTGCCACACGCGGTGGGACAACCTGGCGCGACTCGAAGCCGATCGCGACTTGGTCATCGTCACCACCGACTACCCGCGCGAGGAACGCTTGCCGTATAAACTGTGGTTGGCCCTAGGCTTTTTTGCCTTAGCACTGGGCCTGGTGCTCTTTACCAACGTCATGCTCCCGGTCGCGCTGCTCACCGGTGCAGTGGGCATGATCGTCACCGGCG from the Pseudomonadota bacterium genome contains:
- a CDS encoding SLC13 family permease — protein: MDALPTLTTEILLVMGLVVFAVILFSKELLRVDVTAVLVMTLLGLIVYVPGFDGLLDKDVLFSGLSSNAVVSIIAVMILGGGLDKTGVMERVAWAIMRFGSQTESRIVTLVSGTVAMISAFMQNIGATALFLPVVARISSRTGLPMSRLVMPMGFCAILGGTITMIASSPLIMLNDLLDNANNTLPASKQMEHFGLFAVAPVGLSLVAAGLLYFVFFGRYVLPRGERKVGARGAGTIRYLRRLHGVDAAVREVEVPIDSPLVGHDIKSAQREFEVRIVASRYAGKVLVAPPVEAPIAAPATLAVIAQADELKHFITANGLRIRPKLVEFRHLLARSIAGVAEIIIPPDSTLIGRSVRDIRLRMSYGLSMLSIYRSDHSITHKLQDIPLQAGDTLLCHTRWDNLARLEADRDLVIVTTDYPREERLPYKLWLALGFFALALGLVLFTNVMLPVALLTGAVGMIVTGVLTMDEAYTAVSWKTVFLLAGLLPLGHAVESSGAANYIALHALALFDGVPAWVLQLMLAVIAAAFTLVMSNIGATVILVPIAINIALATGADPAMFALTVAISTSNSFLIPTHQVNALVMGPGDYRVSDFIRAGSVMTVVFIVVSLVVLNLIF